One region of Pagrus major chromosome 5, Pma_NU_1.0 genomic DNA includes:
- the LOC140996641 gene encoding uncharacterized protein codes for MKIPLPVTPPTSNLWPSSNHAAALSQELDMDGGYDDIGILNHPSLPSEEHPSKTTEADLSDDNMYEELDDRWREQAEKLKKCQESISGNEDTNQVTEKKQAELKGTINSKEMKAKDIKAKEEEKKQLKQQKAKKKKTQKEKTKFKINKKGKRNKDFKGETSDLNQDENVEVTHITDDYANTESVCTGHGGLKEVEKEYGWSDDEFEVYDDIGEPADVCSGLNLQNFNEEGVYDNLGNPDSSVSPLPQPSTDEGDIYDDVDSQKPPLPSDRYDDFKEDCIYGNTTEEH; via the exons ATGAAGATACCACTGCCTGTTACTCCTCCAACTTCAAATTTGTGGCCATCATCCAACCATGCAGCTGCATT GAGTCAAGAATTGGACATGGATGGGGGCTATGATGACATCGGCATCCTGAACCATCCATCTCTCCCCAGTGAAG AACATCCTTCAAAGACGACAGAG GCAGATTTGAGCGATGACAACATGTATGAAGAACTTGATGATAGATG GAGGGAACAAgctgagaaattaaaaaaatgtcaagaaagtaTAAGCGGGAATGAGGACACAAACCAAGTCACAGAGAAGAAACAGGCA GAGCTGAAAGGAACCATCAACTCGAAGGAAATGAAAGCGAAAGACATAAAAGctaaagaagaagagaaaaaacaattgaaacaacagaaagccaaaaagaagaagactCAAAAAGAAAAGACGAAATTCAag ATAAACAAGAAGGGGAAGAGAAACAAGGACTTCAAAGGAGAAACATCAGACTTGAATCAAGATGAGAATGTAGAGGTCACCCACATTACAG ATGACTATGCGAACACTGAGTCTGTCTGTACAGGACATGGTGGTTTAaaagaggtggagaaggagTACGGATGGTCTGATGATGAATTTGAAGTTTATGATGACATTGGGGAACCAGCTGATGTTTGCAG tGGGCTCAACCTGCAAAATT TTAATGAGGAGGGTGTTTATGACAATCTGGGAAATCCAGACTCAAG TGTTTCTCCTCTGCCACAACCAAGCACAGATGAAG GTGATATTTATGATGATGTTGATTCTCAGAAGCCTCCACTGCCTTCTGACAG GTATGATGACTTCAAAGAGG ACTGTATCTATGGAAACACGACAGAAGAGCACTGA